One region of Juglans regia cultivar Chandler chromosome 4, Walnut 2.0, whole genome shotgun sequence genomic DNA includes:
- the LOC109020000 gene encoding non-specific lipid-transfer protein 1-like: MESLKLACVLLLCMMVSCAPFAVVAAPLSCSQIQGSLIPCLSYLRTGGQPSQPCCTAVTNLNKAASTTPDRQNACRCLKSAAGALLGGLNPKYAAGLPSLCKVNIPYEISISTNCDSVK; encoded by the exons ATGGAAAGCCTCAAGTTGGCGTGCGTGCTTCTCTTGTGCATGATGGTATCATGTGCACCCTTTGCCGTCGTGGCGGCCCCACTATCATGCAGCCAGATACAAGGCAGCCTCATACCTTGCCTTTCCTACCTGAGGACCGGCGGGCAACCTTCTCAGCCATGCTGCACGGCGGTCACCAATCTCAACAAAGCAGCCAGCACCACTCCTGACCGTCAGAACGCATGCAGGTGCTTGAAATCAGCAGCTGGTGCCTTGCTGGGTGGCCTTAACCCTAAGTATGCAGCTGGACTCCCTTCCTTGTGCAAAGTCAACATTCCATACGAGATCAGCATCTCCACCAACTGCGACAG CGTCAAGTGA
- the LOC109022157 gene encoding uncharacterized mitochondrial protein AtMg00810-like, with the protein MSYGFTASKADPSLFIMHTYSFCMFILVYIDDMIITASSSVVVDKLIASLSQAFPVKDLGRLSYFLGLELEYLSDGILICQRKYISDLLKKTGMSEANSVSSPMSASIKLSKFDSPSFDDITLFRSVVGSLQYLSLTRLDISFSVNKACQFMHAPKLSHWTAVKRILRYLKSTINHGLFLSKKSSFVLHAYSDADWAGCPDDRKSTGGYCIFLGKHPISWSSKKQHTVARSSTEAEYKSLANTTAELIWLQSLIKELGFPLPHPPVLWCDNLGATYLTSNPVYHSRTKHMDIDFHFVRDRVAAKTLQVKFCSSKDQLADVFTKPLVSDRFSALRSSLRVFDTTLALRGRISINTEDTTQLNVKHQKPPQQLYELPESS; encoded by the coding sequence ATGTCTTACGGCTTCACTGCATCAAAGGCAGACCCCTCACTTTTCATCATGCACACATACTCATTCTGCATGTTTATCCTAGTCTATATTGATGATATGATAATTACTGCATCCTCCTCGGTGGTTGTTGACAAGCTTATTGCCTCTCTTAGTCAGGCATTTCCTGTTAAGGATCTGGGCAGACTGTCCTATTTTTTGGGGTTGGAACTTGAGTATCTCTCGGATGGAATTCTtatttgtcaaagaaaatacatttctgatctgttaaaaaaaactGGTATGAGTGAAGCTAATTCTGTCTCCTCACCCATGTCAGCATCCATAAAGCTTTCCAAATTTGACTCTCCATCCTTTGATGATATTACTTTATTTCGAAGTGTTGTTGGCAGCTTACAGTATCTCTCTTTAACAAGACTTGATATCTCCTTTTCTGTAAATAAAGCTTGCCAATTTATGCATGCACCAAAACTCTCTCACTGGACAGCAGTCAAGCGAATTCTTCGCTACTTAAAATCCACTATCAACCATGGACTCTTTCTCTCCAAAAAATCCTCTTTTGTCTTACATGCCTattctgatgctgattgggctggttgcccAGATGACAGAAAATCTACTGGAggttattgtatatttttaggCAAGCATCCTATTTCATGGAGCTCAAAAAAACAACATACTGTTGCCCGTTCCAGCACTGAGGCTGAATACAAATCACTGGCAAACACCACTGCAGAGCTTATTTGGTTGCAATCTCTCATCAAAGAACTCGGTTTTCCTCTCCCTCATCCACCTGTTCTGTGGTGTGATAATTTAGGAGCAACTTACTTGACTTCTAATCCTGTGTATCACTCTCGTACGAAGCACATGGACATTGATTTTCACTTTGTACGAGACAGAGTAGCTGCCAAAACATTGCAAGTGAAATTCTGTAGTAGCAAAGACCAACTTGCTGATGTGTTTACTAAACCATTAGTATCTGATCGTTTCTCTGCTCTTCGATCGAGCCTTCGTGTATTTGATACCACACTTGCCTTGAGGGGGCGTATTAGCATAAATACAGAGGATACAACTCAATTAAATGTGAAGCATCAGAAGCCACCTCAGCAGCTCTACGAGCTTCCAGAATCTTCATGA